A part of Candidatus Saccharibacteria bacterium genomic DNA contains:
- a CDS encoding DedA family protein, translated as MNLTASLLEFALNLINSIGYFGVFVVLILDNSGIPIPSEATLALAGNLAKTGYFNLIVVIVVGVAAQTLGTYLAYLIGRYGGEPLVKRYGKYVLISAHDYDKANGWFKKRGAKAVFVSRLIPVIRTYAGFVAGTFRMPLKRFVWDSFWGSLIWTSVFVLLGYGLGDSWRRYYSYLRYVDYLIIIGIVAIVAYYIYRKLSARKASNAQHK; from the coding sequence TTGAATTTAACAGCCAGCTTATTAGAATTTGCACTTAACCTAATTAACAGCATTGGTTACTTCGGCGTGTTTGTGGTTTTGATTTTAGATAACAGCGGTATACCCATACCGTCCGAGGCTACGCTGGCACTGGCTGGTAACTTGGCCAAAACCGGCTATTTCAACCTGATTGTGGTGATTGTTGTGGGCGTAGCAGCCCAAACACTTGGCACCTATTTGGCCTACTTGATAGGTCGCTATGGCGGCGAGCCACTGGTTAAGCGATATGGCAAATACGTGCTGATTTCAGCTCACGACTACGACAAGGCCAACGGCTGGTTCAAAAAGCGTGGCGCCAAGGCTGTCTTTGTATCTCGTCTTATTCCGGTAATTCGTACCTATGCTGGGTTTGTGGCCGGCACATTTCGGATGCCACTAAAACGGTTTGTGTGGGATAGTTTTTGGGGGTCGCTAATTTGGACTTCGGTCTTTGTTTTGCTTGGCTACGGGTTGGGTGACAGTTGGCGCAGGTACTATAGCTATCTTCGCTATGTCGACTATCTTATAATCATCGGGATTGTGGCTATTGTGGCCTATTACATCTATCGTAAACTGTCAGCTAGAAAGGCTAGTAATGCACAACATAAATAA